ACCCCTGCGCCACGACTGCCTTTCGCAGGCCGGCCGGTGTTTTCCAGGGCGAGTTTCCCACCTATCCTGCCATGCGGTATTCCCTCGCACCCTTCATGGCGGGAATTCGGGCCGCCAACTCGGCTTGCGGGTAGGCGTATTGGGAGAGACGTCTAGACCTTTTCGGCGTGCAGTGAATGCCGGAGTGGAAACAGAGCACGGCGCTTCGTGGCGCTATGTTTCCTTCTGCGGCCGATTCGGCCGGTATCCCATTCACATCGACCTGAGGGCCGTCCGCTTTGCGCGGGCCAAGGAGACCTTCATGCACAAGAGCCTGCGTCTCATCTCGGTGACTGCCGTCGCCGCCGTCGCGATCGGAGTGGCCGGTCCCACGGCGTCAGCGGCGCAGGTCCCTACGCCGGCTGCCGCCGGGGCGGATTCGACCGCCCTGCAGGTCGTTCAACTGACGGCCGACGAGGCCACCGAGATCCAGCGGATCGCCGCGCAGATCCAGGCCGAGACCGCCGCAGCCAACGACGAGGACGCTCCGCAGATGCTGAGCGCCAAGTCCGAAGCGGGCAAGATGATGATCGACCTGCTCAAGAAGTCCCCTGGCCTCTTCAAGGCGGCCATAAAGGCGGCGAAGAGCGGCCACAAGGCGTTCAAGGACTGGATGGGCAAGCAGAACACGGCGGTCCGCGGCGCCTGGTGGCTCCTCAGCGGCGGTGTGCAGAGCTGGGTCATCGACGAGCTCGCCAAGCTGGTCAGCTGAATCCGACCCCGCTGGTTCGCTCGACCGGGCGGACCGGCCCTGTACGACGAAAGGCCCTCGATGTCCCTTTCCCGCGCTCAGCGCAGAAGCACTCCTCAAGACGCCGTTGCCGTGTTCGGTGCACTCCTGGTGCTCCCCGCAGGAGTTCTGCGGATCGCGTCCCAGCAGGTCCACGCCGACTACCTGATGTGGGCCTGGGGATTCCAGGGCGCGGCCATGGCTTTCATCGTGCTGGGGATCCTCATCGGGGCCGCGAAGAAACGGAAACCCTCTCCCGGAGTCTGGGGTGTCCTAGTCGTGTGGATCCTGGCAGCTGTTCACGGGCTCACTTATCTGTGATATCGGCACCCCGCGCGTCGAGGCGGACGGCGCGTCCCGGAATTCGGGTGACGAAAAACCACCGACGCGTGCCCGCCACGGTGCTCGGGCACGCGTCGGACCCTAGTAGCGTTTCGCTGCTCAGATATGGCATGTCCGGCTGGGAGGTTGGTGTCTGGCGGATTTCTTCCCCTTTGCCGGACAGCGCGCCGTTGCCGCAGCCGTGAGCGGCGAGCCGGAGCAGGCAACGGCCATGACGAGCAGCGGGTCGACGTCCCCGGCTCAGGGCAGCAGGACGATCTTGCCCAGGCCGTGGCCGTCCTCGCTCAGCCGCTGCGCCTCGTCGGCCTGCGCCAGCGGCAGCGCCGCCCGGATCGGCAGTTCCAGGGTGCCGGCCGCGACCAGTCGGGCGACCCGGGCCAGTGCCTCCGGGGAGCGGTCCTCCTCCGGGCCGCCGGAGCTGAACCGTACGCCCAGCGGTCCGGCCTCGGCCAGGTCGACCAGGGAGACCACCCGCGCGGCACCGCCGACCAGGTCGACGGAACCGGCCAGCACCCCGCCGCCGCCCAGGTCGAGCACCGCGTCCACGCCCTGCGGCGCGGCCGCGCGGACCCGGTCGAAGACGCCCTCGCCGTAGCTGACCGGGACCGCGCCGATCGACCGGAGGAAGCCGTGGTTGGGCTCGCTCGCCGTGCCGACCACCCGGATGCCGTCAGCGGTCGCCAGCTGGACGGCGAGGATCCCGACCGCCCCGGCCGCGCCGTGCACCAGGACCGTCTCCCCGGCCGTGGCCTTGACCGACTCCAGCGCCCGGTAGGCGGCCTCGGCCGCGACCGGCAGCCCTCCGGCGGCCTCCAACTCCAGCCCGGCCGGCACCGCGGCCAGCCGATCGGCGTCGGCGAGCGCGTAGGCGGCGTAGCTGTTCGGGACGGGGCCGAAGACGGCGTCGCCGACCGCCCAGGCGGTCACCCCGGGCCCGGTGGCGACCACCGTTCCAGCCGCCTCCAGCCCCGGGACGTGCGGGAACGAGACCGGGAAGACCTCGGCCAGGTAGCCGCGCCGGATCTTCCAGTCCACCGGGTTGACCCCGGCGGAGCGGACCTCCAGCAGCACCTGCCCCGCACCGGGGCGGGGCACGGCCGCGTCGGCCAGCTGCAGCACCTCGGGGCCGCCGAAGGCGGAGAAGGAGACGGCGGGGGCCTGCTCGGGAAGCGCGGTGGGGTCGTTGGACACGGTGGACATGGGGAGCCTCTTTCGGATGGGTGGGACCGGCCTGAGGGGTGCGGCCGGTTCGGTGGGGCGGTGCGGTCTGGCCGCGTTCGGCCCGACACCAGGACCGTGCCACGGCTGCTGCGGGCTGAGGAGCGGAGAGCTTTCCCTAGGACCGGCGGTCCGGGTCTCCGGCCGCGCGGCCGGCCCCGGGGACCGGGAATCCCGGCCCGGTTCCCGGGCGTTGGGGGGATCATCATGACGACCGAGATGGACCGCACCCAGTTGGCCGACTTCCTCCGCCGCTCCCGCGAGCGGCTGCGGCCGCAGGACGTCGGGCTGCCCGAGGGGCCGCGCCGCCGCACCCCCGGCCTGCGGCGGGAGGAGGTCGCACTGCTCTCCGGCATGTCCGCCGACTACTACATGCGGCTGGAGCAGGCCCGCAGCCCGCAGCCCTCGGTCCAGGTGCTGTCCGCGCTGGCCCGGACCCTGCGGCTGAGCGACGACGAACGCGACCATCTCTACCTGCTCTCCGGACACCGGCCGCCGGCCGGACGGCCCGCCGGGGCGGAGATCCGGCCGGCCCTGCGGCATCTGCTGGACCAGCTGTCCGACGCCCCGGCCCAGGTCCTCAGCGACCTGGGCGACCTGCTCGGGCAGAACGCCACCGCCGAGGCGCTGTTCGGCTGCGTCTGCGGGGTCGAGGGGGACGGCCGCAACCTGATCTGGTCCTGGTTCACCAACCCGCTCATGCGGGCCTCCTATCCGCCGGAGGAGTGGCAGCACTACAGCCGCTCCCATGTGGCCGACCTGCGCGCCGCCACCGTCCGGCGCGGCGGCGACGCGGCCTCCACCGGGCTGGTCCAGCGGCTGCTGGCGAGCAGCAAGGAGTTCGCCGAGCTGTGGGAGCGGCACGAGGTCGGGGTGCGGCGCAGCGCGGTGCTGCGGGTGCGGCATCCGCAGCTCGGTCCGGTCAGCCTGCTCTCGGAGCTGCTGCTCACCCCGTCCGAGGACCAGCGGCTGCTGCTGTTCACAGCGGTGCCCGGGAGTCCGGACGCGGCCGTGCTCGACCGGCTGCGGGAGATCGGCGCCCGGGACTTCGCCGGCCTGCACTAGCCGGGGCGGTGCCGCTGGAAGACCCCGGCCGGGTCCTCCCGGGTGCCGAAGACCGAGCCGACGACCCTGGCGCCGTTCAACACCCCGCCGAGGACTGGTGCGGGGCCGGATCGGGAATCGGTCGGTCCTCGAAGACGAGGGGTTCGGCGAACGTCCGCACGACTGCAGCCTTCATCGGGCACTCCTTGGGTGAACACCCCCACCGTCCGCACCCAGGATATCCGTGGGTGACCGGACGACCACTCGGAGTGCCCGCCCCCGGTGCGGCCGGCCCGGGCCGGATATCCGGCCTCGGTCGGCTTCGCGATCGGCCTCGGCCGTACCCCACCCCCGGCGGCGGTGCTGGCCGGGATCGCCGCCGACTGGCGCCGGGGCCTGCCCGGGGTGACCCTCACCCCGGCCGATCCCGGCACCGTTCCGGCCGGGCTGGGCTGACCGGAGCCGCTCGGCGGGAGTTCACCCACCCCGGTCGGCCCTCCCCGGTCGCCCCCGGTCAGCCCTCCTCGGTCAGCACGCCGTCCTGCTCCAGGTGCCGGGTGCCGGTCTCCGGGCAGTGCCAGACTCCGGGCTCGTCGGCGTGCTCGACCAGCCGCACCCCGGCCCGGCCGACCCAGCCGATCCGGCGCGCCGGGACGCCCGCGACCAGGGCGAAGTCGGGGACGTCGCGGGTGACCACGGCCCCGGCGGCGACCAGCGCCCAACGGCCCACCCGGACCGGCGCGACGCAGACCGACCGGGCCCCGAGCGAGGCCCCCTCGGCGACCCGGACGGCCACCGGCTGCCAGTCGCCGTCCCGCTTCTGCCGGCCCTGCGGGTCGACCGAGCGCGGGTAGAAGTCGTTGGTGAGCACGGCCGAGGGGCCGACGAACACGCCGTCGGCCAGCTCGGCGGGCTCGTAGACCAGCGCGTAGTTCTGCAGCTTGACGTTGTCGCCGATCCGGACGCCGGGACCGACGTAGGCGCCGCGTCCGACCACGCAGGAGCGGCCGAGCCGGGCCTCCTCCCGGATCTGGGCCAGGTCCCAGACGGCGCTGCCCTCGCCGACCTCGGCA
The Streptacidiphilus albus JL83 genome window above contains:
- a CDS encoding NADP-dependent oxidoreductase, which produces MSTVSNDPTALPEQAPAVSFSAFGGPEVLQLADAAVPRPGAGQVLLEVRSAGVNPVDWKIRRGYLAEVFPVSFPHVPGLEAAGTVVATGPGVTAWAVGDAVFGPVPNSYAAYALADADRLAAVPAGLELEAAGGLPVAAEAAYRALESVKATAGETVLVHGAAGAVGILAVQLATADGIRVVGTASEPNHGFLRSIGAVPVSYGEGVFDRVRAAAPQGVDAVLDLGGGGVLAGSVDLVGGAARVVSLVDLAEAGPLGVRFSSGGPEEDRSPEALARVARLVAAGTLELPIRAALPLAQADEAQRLSEDGHGLGKIVLLP
- a CDS encoding helix-turn-helix transcriptional regulator; the protein is MTTEMDRTQLADFLRRSRERLRPQDVGLPEGPRRRTPGLRREEVALLSGMSADYYMRLEQARSPQPSVQVLSALARTLRLSDDERDHLYLLSGHRPPAGRPAGAEIRPALRHLLDQLSDAPAQVLSDLGDLLGQNATAEALFGCVCGVEGDGRNLIWSWFTNPLMRASYPPEEWQHYSRSHVADLRAATVRRGGDAASTGLVQRLLASSKEFAELWERHEVGVRRSAVLRVRHPQLGPVSLLSELLLTPSEDQRLLLFTAVPGSPDAAVLDRLREIGARDFAGLH
- a CDS encoding acyltransferase is translated as MSVRIQPTAQVDPSAEVGEGSAVWDLAQIREEARLGRSCVVGRGAYVGPGVRIGDNVKLQNYALVYEPAELADGVFVGPSAVLTNDFYPRSVDPQGRQKRDGDWQPVAVRVAEGASLGARSVCVAPVRVGRWALVAAGAVVTRDVPDFALVAGVPARRIGWVGRAGVRLVEHADEPGVWHCPETGTRHLEQDGVLTEEG